Proteins encoded together in one Olsenella timonensis window:
- a CDS encoding Abi family protein, protein MGKNATNSTPHATRPTGGANQAGSSFIPMKSPLSLRDQLSLMKGRGLLVEDEASALSHLAESNYYRLRGYWLTLESGGVFIPGTTFDDIWEIYLLDAELRDWVWRALAPIEVKARTSFAYHMSMALGPLAHEDSNNFFSSKSHARSMGNLKRERDRALDDGVPCVVHNMGKYGDLPIWAAVEVMSMGTVSQLYGNLADSAAYPNGTSVRAAVARDFGAKPFILRSWLRHLTYVRNICAHHSRLFNRVMTTRPTMLSPDSAYKGDKQFPTLLVIRRIYESSWPQRWDDLGTELSAIVGRHPSVSLAPMGFPIDWKRPLRIR, encoded by the coding sequence ATGGGTAAGAATGCAACCAACAGTACCCCGCACGCGACCCGTCCGACTGGCGGAGCGAACCAGGCGGGGTCGTCTTTTATTCCGATGAAAAGCCCTCTTTCGCTCAGGGATCAGCTCTCCCTCATGAAGGGTCGCGGCCTTCTCGTTGAGGACGAGGCCTCTGCCCTGAGTCATCTCGCGGAGTCCAACTATTACCGCCTTCGAGGGTACTGGCTCACGCTCGAGTCGGGCGGAGTTTTCATTCCGGGAACGACCTTTGACGACATCTGGGAGATTTACCTGCTCGACGCCGAGCTGAGAGACTGGGTTTGGCGAGCGCTCGCGCCCATTGAGGTGAAGGCGAGGACATCGTTTGCATACCATATGTCGATGGCCCTCGGCCCGCTCGCCCACGAGGATTCGAATAACTTCTTTAGCTCAAAGAGCCACGCGCGGTCAATGGGGAACCTCAAGAGGGAGCGCGACAGAGCGCTGGATGATGGCGTCCCCTGCGTCGTCCACAACATGGGGAAGTATGGCGATCTTCCCATATGGGCGGCCGTCGAGGTCATGTCAATGGGGACTGTCTCGCAGCTATACGGGAACCTAGCGGATTCGGCCGCATACCCGAATGGGACGAGCGTCAGAGCGGCCGTCGCCAGGGACTTTGGGGCCAAGCCCTTCATCCTCAGGAGCTGGCTCAGACATCTGACGTACGTTCGCAACATCTGTGCCCACCACAGCAGGCTGTTCAACAGGGTCATGACCACGCGACCAACGATGCTCAGCCCCGACTCGGCATACAAGGGGGACAAGCAGTTCCCCACGCTCCTAGTCATCCGGAGGATCTACGAGTCCTCGTGGCCCCAACGATGGGATGACCTAGGGACGGAGCTCTCAGCAATCGTCGGCCGACACCCAAGCGTCAGCCTGGCGCCCATGGGGTTCCCGATTGACTGGAAGAGGCCTCTGAGAATCAGGTAA
- a CDS encoding YigZ family protein has product MTGGGYRTLRAGAEARGEFEDRRSRFIAQLRRVGSESEAEGFIAEVRSRHHDARHNVPAWILADGRERCSDDGEPSRTSGMPTLDVLRGAGLADVCCVVTRYFGGTLLGPGGLVRAYAAATQAAVAAAERDGAICEMTLVVPVTAQLPYALYDRVTRLCADAGGRVTDQLFTEDVQVTCLFRAGDEEGFLAAVRELAGGEELARAGEPRFAEF; this is encoded by the coding sequence GTGACGGGCGGGGGCTATCGCACGCTCCGCGCGGGCGCTGAGGCGCGCGGCGAGTTCGAGGACCGGCGCAGTCGCTTCATAGCCCAGCTCAGGCGCGTGGGGAGCGAGTCCGAGGCGGAGGGGTTCATCGCCGAGGTGCGCTCCCGCCATCACGACGCGCGCCACAACGTCCCCGCCTGGATCCTCGCGGACGGTCGCGAGCGCTGCTCTGACGACGGGGAGCCCAGCCGCACGAGCGGGATGCCCACGCTGGACGTCCTGCGCGGGGCCGGCCTGGCGGACGTCTGCTGCGTGGTGACGCGCTACTTCGGGGGCACGCTGCTCGGGCCGGGCGGGCTCGTGCGCGCCTATGCCGCGGCGACGCAGGCCGCGGTCGCGGCGGCCGAGCGGGACGGGGCGATCTGCGAGATGACGCTCGTGGTGCCCGTGACGGCACAGCTCCCGTACGCGCTCTACGACCGCGTGACGCGGCTGTGCGCAGACGCGGGCGGGCGCGTGACGGACCAGCTCTTCACCGAGGACGTGCAGGTCACGTGCCTGTTCCGTGCCGGAGACGAGGAGGGGTTCCTCGCCGCCGTGCGCGAGCTCGCCGGCGGCGAGGAGCTGGCCCGCGCCGGCGAGCCACGCTTCGCCGAGTTCTAG
- a CDS encoding C1 family peptidase: protein MYQVVVDRRYLTDEERAASDTEEARVLAPWDPMGSLARVR from the coding sequence ATCTATCAGGTCGTCGTCGACCGCCGCTACCTCACCGACGAGGAGCGCGCCGCCTCCGACACCGAGGAGGCCCGCGTGCTCGCTCCCTGGGACCCGATGGGCTCGCTCGCGCGCGTGCGCTAG
- a CDS encoding YggT family protein produces MGTYQLLILVQRLFDIYGWLIIAWCLMSWIPMRPGAFLDDLRGALGMLVEPYLNLFRRFIPPLAGVDWSPVVAVLVLSLIERLLYTILL; encoded by the coding sequence ATGGGAACCTACCAGCTCCTCATCCTCGTTCAGCGGCTCTTTGACATCTACGGCTGGCTCATCATCGCGTGGTGCCTCATGTCGTGGATCCCGATGCGCCCCGGCGCCTTCCTCGACGACCTGCGCGGCGCGCTGGGCATGCTGGTCGAGCCCTATCTGAACCTCTTCCGCAGGTTCATCCCGCCGCTCGCGGGCGTGGACTGGTCGCCGGTTGTGGCGGTATTGGTCCTGAGCCTCATCGAGCGGCTCCTCTACACGATTCTCCTGTAA
- a CDS encoding DivIVA domain-containing protein — translation MAITPADIEQQTFSPSKHGYDTEEVDAFLEQLSAEVDAMLQKIADLKGRLTSTEQQLSAAQAQVASLEEHPVVAPAPAPVAAESLAASERQISQVLIVAQQSADKLLADARDNADRIRNEADAKAREVIRQALAEKQNELDEIDRLKASREEFRGEYKKLLQHFMDDAEAVFPMQGSLPSAPNGSAGTVAPDVPVSAPAPVASPIPAPAPAASAADFGDLD, via the coding sequence ATGGCAATCACACCCGCAGACATCGAGCAGCAGACCTTCTCTCCCTCCAAGCACGGCTACGACACCGAGGAGGTCGACGCCTTCCTCGAGCAGCTCTCCGCCGAGGTCGACGCGATGCTCCAGAAGATCGCCGACCTGAAGGGTCGCCTCACCTCCACCGAGCAGCAGCTCTCCGCCGCCCAGGCGCAGGTCGCCTCGCTCGAGGAGCACCCGGTCGTCGCCCCCGCGCCCGCGCCGGTCGCCGCCGAGTCCCTGGCCGCCTCCGAGCGCCAGATCTCCCAGGTCCTCATCGTCGCCCAGCAGTCCGCCGACAAGCTCCTCGCCGACGCCCGCGACAACGCCGACCGCATCCGCAACGAGGCGGACGCCAAGGCCCGCGAGGTCATTCGCCAGGCGCTCGCCGAGAAGCAGAACGAGCTGGACGAGATAGACCGCCTCAAGGCCTCCCGCGAGGAGTTCCGCGGCGAGTACAAGAAGCTCCTGCAGCACTTCATGGACGACGCCGAGGCCGTCTTCCCCATGCAGGGCAGCCTCCCGAGCGCTCCCAACGGCTCCGCCGGCACCGTCGCCCCCGACGTCCCCGTCTCCGCGCCCGCGCCCGTCGCCTCGCCGATTCCCGCGCCCGCGCCCGCGGCGAGCGCCGCCGACTTCGGCGACCTCGACTAG
- a CDS encoding CCA tRNA nucleotidyltransferase: MDVTAEARLARELPPYARRVLDALEAAGHEAWVVGGWVRDALLGRAGHDVDVTTSAPWQETAAVLRAAGIAVHETGTAHGTVTAVVDGRPVETTTYRVEGAYSDRRHPDEVRFVRDVREDLARRDFTVNAMAFHPLRGLLDPFGGEGDLAAGVIRAVGEPRARFGEDALRVLRAVRFACRLGARIEPATQEALEACAGGLAAIAQERIGQELDGILGTGRVAWALRHEFAVLSAAVPELAPMAGFDQKSPYHAHDVLEHTARVCAGVEEFGGGAPCPALRWAALLHDVAKPACWSEDVSGRGHFFGHPEEGSRVTRRVMARLAIPGDVTRGAAALVLLHDFEIRATAPSMRRLLSELEAAAPGQARPLAFALLDLKRADAVAKAPACMGYAADLDAMSAALRRELADGGVWRVRDLAVGGADVIRERGVEPGPGVGMVLAQLLEAVRAGEVPNEREALLAWLRW; this comes from the coding sequence ATGGACGTCACTGCCGAGGCGCGCCTGGCGCGCGAGCTGCCCCCCTACGCGCGGAGGGTCCTGGACGCCCTCGAGGCCGCCGGGCACGAGGCCTGGGTCGTGGGGGGCTGGGTGCGCGACGCGCTTCTCGGCCGCGCGGGCCACGACGTCGACGTGACCACCTCGGCCCCGTGGCAGGAGACGGCGGCCGTGCTGCGCGCCGCCGGCATCGCCGTCCACGAGACGGGCACGGCGCACGGCACCGTCACCGCCGTCGTGGACGGAAGGCCGGTGGAGACCACCACCTACCGAGTGGAGGGTGCCTACTCCGACCGCCGCCACCCCGACGAGGTGCGCTTCGTGCGCGACGTGCGCGAGGACCTGGCGCGCCGCGACTTCACCGTGAACGCGATGGCCTTCCACCCGCTGCGCGGGCTGCTCGACCCCTTCGGGGGCGAGGGGGACCTCGCCGCCGGCGTCATCCGAGCGGTGGGGGAGCCCAGGGCGCGCTTCGGGGAGGACGCGCTCCGCGTGCTGCGCGCGGTTCGCTTCGCGTGTCGTCTGGGCGCGCGGATCGAGCCCGCCACCCAGGAGGCGCTCGAGGCGTGCGCCGGCGGGCTCGCCGCGATCGCGCAGGAGCGCATCGGGCAGGAGCTGGACGGGATCCTCGGCACGGGGCGCGTCGCATGGGCGCTGCGCCATGAGTTCGCCGTGCTGTCGGCAGCCGTGCCGGAGCTCGCCCCGATGGCGGGCTTCGACCAGAAGAGCCCCTACCACGCCCATGACGTGCTCGAGCACACGGCGCGCGTCTGCGCGGGCGTCGAGGAGTTCGGCGGTGGGGCGCCGTGCCCCGCGCTGCGCTGGGCGGCGCTGCTGCATGACGTGGCGAAGCCCGCGTGCTGGAGCGAGGACGTCTCGGGGAGGGGTCACTTCTTCGGGCACCCGGAGGAGGGCTCTCGTGTGACGAGGCGCGTGATGGCTCGCCTTGCGATCCCGGGCGACGTGACGCGCGGGGCGGCGGCGCTCGTGCTCCTGCACGACTTCGAGATTCGCGCGACGGCGCCCTCCATGCGGCGGCTGCTGTCGGAGCTGGAGGCGGCGGCGCCGGGCCAGGCCCGGCCGCTCGCCTTTGCGCTTCTCGACCTCAAGCGCGCGGACGCGGTGGCCAAGGCCCCCGCGTGCATGGGATACGCGGCCGACCTCGACGCGATGAGCGCGGCGCTGCGCCGCGAGCTGGCCGACGGCGGCGTGTGGCGCGTGCGCGACCTCGCCGTGGGAGGCGCGGACGTGATCCGCGAGCGCGGCGTCGAGCCGGGGCCGGGCGTCGGCATGGTGCTCGCCCAGCTGCTCGAGGCCGTGAGGGCCGGCGAGGTGCCCAACGAGCGCGAGGCCCTTCTCGCCTGGCTGCGGTGGTAG
- the proC gene encoding pyrroline-5-carboxylate reductase, giving the protein MLDVGRLLVADSDPARLAPFAELGARTYPDAASMLADGPDAVVLAVKPQVLGSVLSSVAPLVDDALVVSIAAGVTIASIEAALPGARVVRVMPNLPVQVRSGATAVCAGTHAGEKDVDLVLSLFSALGAAFVMREDQLDVAGAVSGCAPAFFSLFVDALTRAGVGAGLPAACAREMVESTMRGCAEQLLNEGVHPREYMERVTSPGGTTAAALRALEGPLTEGTYAAIDAALARTRELADG; this is encoded by the coding sequence GTGCTGGACGTCGGCCGCCTGCTCGTGGCAGACAGCGACCCGGCGCGCCTCGCGCCCTTCGCCGAGCTCGGCGCACGGACCTACCCCGACGCCGCCTCGATGCTCGCCGACGGCCCCGACGCCGTCGTGCTCGCGGTGAAGCCGCAGGTGCTGGGCTCGGTGCTGAGCTCGGTCGCGCCGCTCGTCGACGACGCGCTCGTCGTCTCCATCGCCGCGGGGGTGACGATCGCCTCGATCGAGGCGGCGCTGCCGGGCGCGCGCGTGGTGCGCGTGATGCCCAACCTGCCCGTGCAGGTGCGCTCGGGCGCCACGGCGGTCTGCGCGGGGACGCACGCGGGCGAGAAGGACGTCGACCTCGTGCTCTCGCTCTTCTCGGCCCTGGGCGCCGCCTTCGTCATGCGCGAGGACCAGCTCGACGTGGCGGGCGCCGTCTCGGGCTGCGCGCCCGCGTTCTTCTCGCTGTTCGTGGACGCCCTCACGCGCGCCGGCGTGGGGGCGGGCCTCCCCGCGGCGTGCGCGCGGGAGATGGTGGAGTCGACGATGCGGGGGTGCGCGGAGCAGCTCCTGAATGAGGGGGTGCACCCGAGGGAATATATGGAGCGCGTGACGTCGCCCGGGGGAACCACCGCGGCGGCCCTGAGAGCCCTCGAGGGACCGCTCACGGAGGGGACCTACGCGGCGATCGACGCGGCGCTCGCGCGCACGCGCGAGCTCGCCGACGGCTAG
- a CDS encoding PTS glucose transporter subunit IIA — translation MGLFDKLGLSLLDRSKPTLKPVPTPEDPQAVCAPVTGRLMALGDVSDPAFAQGMLGAGAGIAPEGDMAYSPVSGVVAAEVKTKHALLIKAEGGAEVLLHVGLDSVALGGTGFRQLVGKGETVRAGQPVLAFDRALMAARGLDDTVVVTVTNPGDFSSVEVCAEGEVTAGSAMLRCVS, via the coding sequence GTGGGTCTGTTCGACAAGCTCGGCCTGTCCCTGCTGGACCGGTCCAAGCCTACGCTCAAGCCTGTGCCCACCCCCGAGGACCCCCAGGCAGTCTGCGCCCCGGTGACGGGGCGGCTGATGGCGCTCGGCGACGTCAGCGACCCGGCGTTCGCCCAGGGCATGCTGGGCGCGGGCGCGGGCATCGCCCCGGAGGGCGACATGGCGTACTCCCCGGTCTCGGGCGTCGTTGCAGCCGAGGTCAAGACGAAGCACGCCCTGCTCATCAAGGCCGAGGGCGGCGCCGAGGTGCTGCTTCACGTGGGGCTGGACTCCGTCGCCCTGGGCGGGACGGGGTTCCGCCAGCTCGTGGGGAAGGGCGAGACGGTCCGCGCGGGCCAGCCGGTCCTGGCCTTCGACCGGGCGCTCATGGCCGCGCGGGGCCTCGACGACACGGTCGTGGTGACCGTCACCAACCCCGGTGACTTCTCGAGCGTGGAGGTATGCGCGGAGGGCGAGGTCACGGCGGGGTCCGCCATGCTTCGGTGCGTCTCGTGA
- a CDS encoding XRE family transcriptional regulator: MADRARNNVRRVRETRMMTAKRLSVESGVSQSTISKVERGGAALTEDVASKLAQALSTTPEVLMGGVGNVESTVFFRSMSAATKSARAAQRARSEMVDAIVAELDAILDFPSFDVPTIGAESVDEISGADIERAASELREAWGLGDGPVANLVASAEAHGVVVCMFPFGVETLDALSRMGSTSRPVAMVNTDLGNAFRWRFDVAHELAHMVLHRGIPGIDSVPSDVRKVIESQGHRFAGALLLPEGPFRESLVGLSLEDFKMAKPAWGVSIQAMVRRAYDLGLLDESQYTSRQVAISRKRWRKSEPYDGERMPEAPTLLRTCVSLAVREGLLDVRALMARCGVPEDVFEDVVGVPRGFVSSGGFGAASKVEVRPKGDLRFV, encoded by the coding sequence ATGGCCGATAGGGCGAGAAACAACGTGCGACGCGTGAGGGAGACCCGCATGATGACGGCGAAGAGGCTCTCCGTCGAGTCCGGGGTCTCCCAGTCGACCATCTCCAAGGTCGAGAGGGGCGGTGCCGCGCTCACCGAGGATGTGGCGTCCAAGCTCGCCCAAGCGCTCTCTACCACCCCGGAGGTGTTGATGGGCGGCGTCGGCAACGTCGAGAGCACCGTGTTCTTCAGGTCCATGAGCGCCGCGACGAAGTCGGCACGGGCCGCCCAGCGCGCGAGGTCGGAGATGGTCGACGCAATCGTGGCGGAGCTCGACGCCATCCTTGACTTCCCGAGCTTCGACGTCCCGACGATCGGCGCCGAGTCGGTTGACGAGATCTCCGGAGCCGACATCGAGCGCGCCGCGAGCGAGCTCAGAGAGGCGTGGGGGCTCGGTGACGGACCAGTCGCGAACCTCGTCGCCTCCGCTGAGGCGCACGGCGTCGTCGTGTGCATGTTCCCGTTCGGGGTCGAGACGCTTGACGCCCTCTCGAGGATGGGATCGACGAGCCGTCCCGTGGCGATGGTCAACACGGACCTTGGAAACGCCTTTCGCTGGCGGTTCGACGTCGCCCACGAGCTCGCTCACATGGTCCTCCATCGGGGGATCCCAGGAATCGACTCCGTCCCGTCGGACGTCAGGAAGGTGATCGAGTCCCAGGGTCATCGCTTCGCGGGGGCGCTGCTCCTTCCCGAGGGGCCCTTCAGGGAGTCCCTCGTCGGTCTCTCGCTGGAGGACTTTAAGATGGCGAAGCCGGCGTGGGGCGTCTCCATACAGGCGATGGTGAGGAGGGCGTACGACCTCGGCCTCCTCGACGAGTCGCAGTACACCTCCAGACAGGTCGCCATAAGCCGCAAGCGCTGGAGGAAGTCCGAGCCCTACGACGGGGAGAGGATGCCCGAGGCCCCGACACTCCTCAGGACATGCGTCTCGCTCGCCGTGAGGGAGGGGCTGCTCGACGTGAGGGCCCTCATGGCGAGGTGCGGGGTGCCCGAGGACGTGTTCGAGGACGTCGTCGGCGTCCCGCGAGGCTTCGTCTCCTCCGGCGGGTTCGGGGCGGCTTCGAAGGTCGAGGTGAGGCCGAAGGGCGACCTTCGGTTCGTCTGA